Proteins from a single region of Cystobacter ferrugineus:
- a CDS encoding alpha-2-macroglobulin family protein — MKRYILVGGAGLVLGAVLTLLAVGLSVMPRPSPEPEMQTAEMVMRPAPPQADPSGDFHERPRAAIADEAGPGGGGAPKRGAFGKMKKGMSVGALGVMASPPPPPPPAPALEQQEAAAPSGRAWFPETFLFEPLVVTDASGEASVPVKVPDRLTRWRVLALAHSRSGAQAGAVSTFASSLPTYVDPVLPAFLRAGDVVRMPVQVVNTTGTAVTRALKVEAQGAAVEGGTRTVTVPAAGSVVEYVTLRAAKPGPVTVRAALEGADSVERGFDVWPTGQLVRETRGGTLAAPRTLELAGVASPVEGSERVRLLVFPGALGVLRSELAAAPGRTGEAEDAYALLLTGRAPALLQGLGGTVEPRMLEQMSMLASQRVLKAGRAPDVATATLLAEAALAHPGNPVLARLGERLSEQVARAQRPDGTCQGEDGWTLQRLLVATAECTRVVRAGMGTGAGRQRASAFGARAAGAFERSLARIRDGYTAAAVLASGGVSGSVRDTLRARVREALQRRPDGAAYLPVPAGVVRADGRVPSEAEATALAVLALVEDKEAPLADLGTSLLADYRPESGWGDGRANLAGLQAALALFKEPLPSRVRVVLERDGKPVTEGVFDAKALREVLALEAEAPGSAGPHTWSVRAEPAVPGLGFSLTLAARVPWRASEPGHGLELAMKVAADAKVGMPLEVTLQAASPAGLELTLRQELPAGVQVDRPSLDALVQQGRVTAYDVEDGAVSLTLPPRGAAEPFTARFRVVPTLAGSLQAGASSLSLVGSENAAFRVVPTTWTIR, encoded by the coding sequence ATGAAGCGCTACATCCTCGTGGGAGGGGCGGGCCTCGTCCTGGGCGCGGTGCTGACCCTGTTGGCCGTGGGCCTCTCGGTCATGCCGCGCCCCTCACCGGAGCCGGAAATGCAGACGGCGGAGATGGTCATGAGGCCAGCCCCACCGCAGGCCGATCCCTCCGGCGACTTCCATGAGCGACCCAGGGCTGCCATCGCAGACGAGGCCGGGCCCGGAGGCGGAGGAGCGCCCAAGCGGGGCGCGTTCGGGAAGATGAAGAAGGGAATGAGCGTGGGAGCCCTGGGGGTGATGGCGTCCCCTCCTCCTCCGCCGCCCCCCGCTCCCGCGCTCGAGCAGCAGGAAGCGGCGGCCCCCTCGGGACGGGCCTGGTTCCCCGAGACGTTCCTCTTCGAGCCCCTGGTGGTGACGGACGCGTCGGGCGAGGCCTCGGTGCCCGTGAAGGTGCCGGACAGGCTCACGCGCTGGCGGGTGCTGGCGCTGGCGCATTCGCGCTCGGGAGCACAAGCCGGAGCGGTGAGCACCTTCGCGAGCTCGCTGCCCACCTACGTGGATCCGGTGCTGCCCGCCTTCCTGCGGGCCGGAGACGTGGTGCGCATGCCGGTGCAGGTGGTGAACACCACGGGCACCGCGGTGACGCGCGCGCTGAAGGTGGAGGCCCAGGGGGCGGCGGTGGAGGGCGGCACGCGCACGGTGACGGTGCCGGCGGCGGGCAGCGTGGTGGAGTACGTGACGCTGCGCGCGGCGAAGCCGGGGCCGGTGACGGTGCGAGCCGCCCTCGAGGGAGCGGACTCGGTGGAGCGCGGCTTCGACGTGTGGCCCACGGGCCAACTGGTGCGCGAGACCCGCGGAGGCACCCTGGCCGCGCCGCGCACGCTGGAGCTGGCGGGGGTTGCGTCTCCGGTGGAGGGCAGCGAACGGGTGCGGCTGCTCGTCTTCCCCGGAGCGCTGGGCGTGCTGCGCTCGGAGCTGGCGGCGGCCCCCGGCCGCACGGGCGAGGCCGAGGATGCCTACGCGCTGCTGCTCACCGGGCGTGCCCCGGCGCTGCTCCAGGGCCTGGGCGGAACGGTGGAGCCACGAATGCTCGAGCAGATGTCGATGCTCGCGAGCCAGCGGGTGCTGAAGGCCGGACGCGCGCCGGACGTGGCGACGGCGACCCTGCTCGCCGAGGCGGCACTGGCCCACCCGGGCAACCCCGTGCTGGCACGGCTGGGAGAGCGTCTGTCCGAGCAGGTGGCGCGGGCCCAGCGTCCGGATGGAACGTGCCAGGGCGAGGATGGGTGGACATTGCAGCGGCTGCTGGTGGCCACGGCGGAGTGCACCCGGGTGGTGCGCGCCGGGATGGGCACGGGCGCGGGCCGCCAGAGGGCCTCGGCCTTCGGGGCGCGCGCGGCGGGTGCCTTCGAGCGCTCCCTGGCACGGATTCGGGACGGGTACACGGCGGCGGCGGTGCTGGCCAGCGGAGGGGTGTCCGGCTCGGTCCGGGACACGCTGCGCGCACGGGTACGTGAGGCGCTCCAGCGGCGGCCGGATGGCGCGGCCTACCTCCCCGTGCCCGCGGGCGTGGTGCGCGCGGATGGACGGGTCCCCTCGGAGGCCGAGGCCACCGCGCTCGCGGTGCTGGCGCTCGTGGAGGACAAGGAAGCGCCGCTCGCGGACCTGGGCACCTCGCTGCTCGCGGACTACCGGCCCGAGTCCGGTTGGGGCGACGGGCGCGCCAACCTCGCCGGGCTCCAGGCCGCGCTGGCCCTCTTCAAGGAGCCGCTGCCCTCGCGGGTCCGGGTGGTGCTCGAGCGGGATGGCAAGCCGGTGACGGAGGGGGTCTTCGACGCGAAGGCGCTGCGCGAGGTGCTCGCGCTGGAGGCCGAGGCGCCCGGTTCCGCGGGCCCTCACACCTGGAGCGTGCGCGCGGAGCCCGCGGTGCCGGGGCTGGGCTTCTCCCTCACGCTGGCCGCCCGCGTGCCCTGGCGCGCGAGCGAGCCGGGCCATGGGCTGGAACTCGCCATGAAGGTCGCGGCGGACGCGAAGGTGGGGATGCCCCTGGAGGTGACGCTCCAGGCGGCCTCTCCCGCGGGCCTGGAGCTCACGCTGCGCCAGGAGCTGCCCGCGGGGGTGCAGGTGGATCGCCCGAGCCTGGACGCGCTGGTGCAACAGGGCCGGGTGACGGCCTACGACGTGGAGGACGGAGCGGTGAGCCTCACCCTGCCGCCGCGCGGCGCCGCCGAGCCCTTCACGGCCCGGTTCCGGGTGGTGCCCACGCTCGCCGGTTCGTTGCAGGCGGGCGCCTCCAGCCTCTCGCTCGTGGGGAGCGAGAACGCGGCCTTCCGCGTGGTGCCCACCACCTGGACGATCCGCTGA
- a CDS encoding sensor histidine kinase, with product MKSSPSIRVYRAGFLFAVMLLSAVSAFSLWTEVRTSHEVAARFQESLDRAGLIGRIRVDAISLESAIEAHIRASNDEERQAANEVMEDILADVRDATLAYTRGLPSGERLVVWDRFNMACTRLAEQVRAAAVLSNRQEAERARHHLVEQVRPLAEEIDGLAGHLNRENAEEGRQLLDHLANLRTRNLAIGGAVTLLAMLVSLLVVWRITSVIKRQGKTIQAQVEELDRRNQELDAFTRRVAHDLMGPLSPLKGYLTLLRRSGAVKEPQALELVSLCESSAVRMGELIEALLRFCRAGTRGEPVVGELDTAVSTLLLEVSQTAAAQGVALERELSSGVKVMCPSQLLQIIAQNLLSNAVKYTAGRPDARVSVRVAREGGAAVFEVVDNGMGMSEDTRGKLFQPFFRAPETRGIPGHGLGLATTRRLVEAHEGTLQLRSTPGAGTRVTVRFPLAAEAAPVAQRGAA from the coding sequence GTGAAGTCCTCTCCTTCGATCCGGGTCTACCGCGCGGGCTTCCTGTTCGCGGTGATGTTGCTGTCGGCCGTGTCGGCCTTCTCGCTCTGGACGGAGGTGCGCACGAGCCACGAGGTGGCCGCGCGCTTCCAGGAGTCGTTGGACCGGGCGGGGCTGATTGGCCGCATCCGCGTGGACGCCATCTCGCTGGAGTCCGCCATCGAGGCCCACATCCGGGCCTCCAACGATGAGGAGCGCCAGGCGGCCAACGAGGTGATGGAGGACATCCTCGCGGACGTGCGCGACGCCACGCTCGCGTACACGCGCGGCCTGCCCTCGGGAGAACGGCTCGTCGTGTGGGATCGCTTCAACATGGCGTGCACGCGCCTGGCCGAGCAGGTGCGGGCCGCGGCGGTGCTCTCCAATCGCCAGGAGGCGGAGCGCGCCCGGCACCATCTGGTGGAGCAGGTGCGTCCCCTGGCCGAGGAGATCGACGGCCTGGCGGGCCATCTCAACCGGGAGAACGCGGAGGAGGGCCGCCAGCTACTCGACCATCTGGCGAATCTGCGCACGCGCAACCTGGCCATCGGCGGCGCGGTGACGCTGCTGGCGATGCTGGTGTCCCTGTTGGTGGTCTGGCGCATCACCTCGGTCATCAAGCGGCAGGGGAAGACGATCCAGGCGCAGGTGGAGGAGTTGGACCGGCGCAACCAGGAGCTGGATGCCTTCACGCGGCGCGTGGCGCATGACCTGATGGGCCCGCTGTCGCCGCTCAAGGGATACCTGACGCTCTTGCGCCGCTCGGGCGCGGTGAAGGAGCCCCAGGCGCTGGAGCTGGTGTCGCTGTGCGAGTCGAGCGCGGTGCGGATGGGCGAGCTCATCGAGGCGCTGCTGCGCTTCTGCCGCGCGGGGACCCGGGGCGAGCCCGTGGTGGGCGAGCTGGACACGGCGGTGAGCACGCTGCTGTTGGAGGTGAGCCAGACGGCGGCGGCGCAGGGCGTGGCCCTGGAGCGCGAGTTGAGCTCGGGCGTGAAGGTGATGTGCCCCTCGCAGCTCTTGCAGATCATCGCGCAGAACCTGCTATCCAATGCGGTGAAGTACACGGCGGGCCGGCCCGATGCGCGGGTGAGCGTGCGGGTGGCGCGTGAGGGAGGCGCGGCGGTGTTCGAGGTCGTCGACAATGGCATGGGCATGAGCGAGGACACGCGGGGCAAGCTCTTCCAGCCCTTCTTCCGCGCGCCGGAGACGCGGGGCATTCCCGGGCATGGGTTGGGCCTGGCGACCACCCGGCGCCTGGTGGAGGCGCACGAGGGCACGTTGCAGTTGCGCTCGACGCCCGGCGCGGGCACCCGGGTGACGGTGCGTTTTCCCCTCGCGGCCGAGGCGGCGCCCGTCGCCCAGCGGGGAGCGGCCTAG
- a CDS encoding serine/threonine-protein kinase: MSSLDATATSISRTFDPDLIPGYRLEKLVGAGGMGEVHKATQLSLGRTVAVKLLSQQLAQDESFVARFQKEAAALATLHHPHIVSIVDKGSTPTTYYLVMEFVDGPSLRERMRQPPEDPLEHLRIMMQICRAIEYAHNRGVIHRDLKPENILFDMQAGDLPKVTDFGLASFLEDSSTRFALTSTHVAMGTLSYMAPEQRVDAKNADGRADIFALGLIFYELLVGELPAGHYDPPSRRKPGVDPKLDGIIDRCLKQQPEERYPSVTALIRDLEPLIPHYTTIAPAKLSRMQRAKRVAARVVRTCLQAVATVMVIASVGILGVAWMRSGEKRVERTPGAALTADLGLPAASSLAGRLMTVEGETRRVTLGEGPDKPSVLVSGRPLELQDRTIVFPSVAGQSRVGLMRVDVRSMRGSRARFSARVDARDSDPTFANRLRAFKQGETPDPEVALLLLGSTGRYVALVYSGAGAPLRLEWSLGEKRGIMLGEDSPDGPVQLSLEVDEEGVLVASVGTKEDQRPIAEPLHLGAEWQGRRFGDEPVPALGCIEGRCQAENFTYQVWPAPKQSTTAQLTPPQPTRSAPAPAKRTTSKSTPSRGKRSK, translated from the coding sequence ATGTCCTCGCTCGACGCTACCGCCACTTCCATCAGCCGGACGTTCGATCCGGATCTCATTCCAGGCTATCGGCTGGAGAAACTCGTTGGCGCCGGAGGCATGGGCGAGGTGCACAAGGCGACCCAGCTCTCGCTGGGCCGCACCGTGGCGGTCAAGCTGCTCAGCCAGCAGCTCGCCCAGGACGAGAGCTTCGTCGCGCGCTTCCAGAAGGAGGCCGCGGCGCTCGCCACCCTGCACCACCCCCACATCGTGTCCATCGTCGACAAGGGCAGCACGCCGACGACGTACTACCTGGTGATGGAGTTCGTGGACGGGCCCTCGCTGCGCGAGCGCATGCGCCAGCCGCCGGAGGATCCCCTCGAGCACCTGCGGATCATGATGCAGATCTGCCGGGCCATCGAGTACGCGCACAACCGGGGCGTCATCCACCGCGACCTCAAGCCGGAGAACATCCTCTTCGACATGCAGGCGGGCGATCTGCCCAAGGTGACGGACTTCGGGCTCGCCTCGTTCCTCGAGGACAGCAGCACGCGCTTCGCCCTCACCAGCACGCACGTGGCCATGGGGACGCTGTCCTATATGGCGCCCGAGCAGCGCGTGGACGCGAAGAACGCGGATGGCCGCGCGGACATCTTCGCGCTCGGCCTCATCTTCTACGAGCTGCTCGTGGGAGAGCTGCCCGCGGGCCACTATGATCCGCCCTCGCGGCGTAAGCCGGGGGTGGATCCCAAGCTGGACGGCATCATCGACCGGTGCCTCAAGCAGCAGCCCGAGGAGCGCTACCCGAGCGTCACCGCGCTCATCCGGGACCTGGAACCGCTCATCCCCCACTACACCACCATCGCGCCGGCGAAGCTCAGCCGGATGCAGCGCGCGAAGCGGGTGGCGGCGCGCGTGGTGCGCACCTGCCTGCAGGCGGTCGCCACGGTGATGGTGATCGCATCCGTGGGCATCCTCGGCGTGGCGTGGATGCGCAGCGGGGAGAAGCGCGTGGAGCGGACCCCGGGCGCCGCGCTCACCGCGGACCTCGGACTTCCCGCCGCGTCGTCCCTCGCCGGACGGTTGATGACGGTGGAGGGCGAGACGCGCCGGGTGACGCTCGGGGAAGGCCCCGACAAGCCCTCGGTGCTCGTGTCGGGCCGTCCCCTGGAGCTGCAGGATCGCACCATCGTCTTCCCCTCGGTGGCGGGCCAGTCCCGCGTGGGACTCATGCGCGTGGACGTGCGCAGCATGCGGGGCAGCCGCGCCCGCTTCTCCGCGCGCGTGGATGCCCGCGACTCCGATCCCACCTTCGCCAACCGCCTGCGCGCCTTCAAGCAGGGCGAGACACCGGATCCAGAAGTCGCCCTGCTGCTGCTCGGCAGCACGGGCCGCTACGTGGCCCTGGTGTACAGCGGCGCGGGGGCTCCGCTGCGGCTGGAGTGGAGCCTCGGAGAGAAGCGCGGAATCATGCTCGGCGAGGACTCGCCCGACGGGCCCGTGCAGCTTTCCCTGGAGGTGGACGAAGAGGGCGTGCTCGTCGCCTCGGTGGGAACCAAGGAGGATCAGCGCCCCATCGCCGAGCCCCTGCACCTGGGGGCGGAATGGCAGGGCAGGCGCTTCGGGGACGAGCCCGTGCCCGCGCTCGGCTGCATCGAGGGCAGGTGTCAGGCGGAGAACTTCACCTATCAGGTGTGGCCCGCGCCCAAGCAGTCCACCACCGCCCAGCTCACCCCGCCGCAGCCCACCCGGTCCGCCCCCGCCCCGGCCAAGCGCACCACCTCCAAGTCCACTCCCTCGCGGGGCAAGCGCTCGAAATAG
- a CDS encoding sigma-54-dependent transcriptional regulator, translated as MNPARILVVDDDPHARDLLKRLLGMLGEVTQASDPKMAAARMAEEGPFDLVFTDMAMPNAGDGLLVLHEVRAHLPDTPVIVVTAFGNIEGALDSIQQGAFDYLSKPFDVDAIMRVARRALEQKRLVEENRSLRKQVDRGAMVGRSPGLLEVYKQVARAAATSVPVLITGETGTGKEMVARALHRRSPRSTGSFIPVDCGAISESLMESELFGHARGSFTGATGARRGLFEEAHGGTLFLDEIGDVGPKVQAQLLRALQEGEIRRVGESAPVKVDVRVVAATNKDLKARVAEGLFREDLLYRLDVVHLHLPPLRERREDIAALVEHFAALHARGGVAPVVAGEAMARLTAYDWPGNVRQLENVVARALALNVTGVLGPQDFPEPIGDAPKKLIGLAGDMPSLAELSRRYAAHVLQHVGGNKSEAARLLGVDRKTLYKLLEAQEPEE; from the coding sequence ATGAATCCCGCGCGCATCCTCGTGGTCGATGATGATCCCCACGCGAGGGATCTGCTCAAGCGCCTGCTCGGCATGCTCGGTGAGGTGACGCAGGCGTCGGATCCGAAGATGGCCGCGGCGCGCATGGCGGAGGAGGGTCCGTTCGACCTGGTGTTCACCGACATGGCGATGCCCAACGCGGGCGACGGACTGCTCGTGTTGCACGAGGTGCGCGCGCACCTGCCGGACACACCCGTCATCGTGGTGACGGCATTTGGCAACATCGAGGGCGCGCTGGACAGCATCCAGCAGGGCGCCTTCGACTACCTGTCCAAGCCCTTCGACGTGGACGCCATCATGCGCGTGGCGCGGCGGGCGTTGGAGCAGAAGCGGCTGGTGGAGGAGAACCGCTCGCTGCGCAAGCAGGTGGATCGCGGCGCCATGGTGGGCCGCAGTCCGGGGCTGCTCGAGGTGTACAAGCAGGTGGCCCGGGCGGCGGCCACGTCGGTGCCGGTGCTCATCACCGGCGAGACGGGCACGGGCAAGGAGATGGTGGCGCGGGCGCTGCACCGGCGCTCGCCGCGCTCGACCGGGTCCTTCATTCCGGTGGACTGTGGCGCCATCTCCGAGTCCCTCATGGAGAGCGAGCTGTTCGGCCATGCCCGCGGCTCGTTCACCGGCGCCACGGGGGCGCGGCGAGGCCTCTTCGAGGAGGCGCACGGCGGCACGCTCTTCCTGGACGAGATTGGCGACGTGGGCCCCAAGGTGCAGGCGCAGCTCCTGCGCGCGCTGCAGGAGGGGGAGATCCGCCGCGTGGGCGAGAGCGCGCCCGTGAAGGTGGACGTGCGGGTGGTGGCGGCGACGAACAAGGACTTGAAGGCGCGGGTGGCCGAGGGGCTGTTCCGAGAGGATCTGCTCTACCGCCTGGACGTGGTGCACCTGCACCTGCCGCCCCTGCGCGAGCGGCGCGAGGACATCGCGGCGCTGGTGGAGCACTTCGCGGCGCTGCACGCGCGGGGCGGGGTGGCGCCGGTGGTGGCGGGCGAGGCGATGGCCCGGCTGACGGCGTATGACTGGCCGGGCAACGTGCGGCAGTTGGAGAACGTGGTGGCGCGGGCGCTCGCGCTCAACGTGACGGGCGTGCTGGGGCCCCAGGACTTTCCCGAGCCCATCGGCGACGCGCCCAAGAAGCTCATCGGACTCGCCGGAGACATGCCGAGCCTGGCCGAGCTGTCCCGGCGCTACGCGGCCCATGTGCTCCAGCATGTGGGCGGCAACAAGAGCGAGGCGGCGCGCCTGCTGGGCGTGGACCGCAAGACGCTCTACAAGCTGCTGGAGGCCCAGGAGCCCGAGGAGTAG
- a CDS encoding MG2 domain-containing protein — translation MNIRSNRRVTLGIATLVILLGIWWVAVDDCVSTWIFQGVKTPRCPDGRLRQTVTLSIQGLARESTGSVTLWALAHGVTRDGSKLQSEVRRMEPALFLVDAEGKETPLPVESPWERQKPGFGQSARVKLPALPDGDYRLRARVDSPLGTDSVDAPLPLYAPARVQVLTDRPLYEPGHVVRFRAVVLRARDLAPLDGRPGSWFVRDPSGEILLEQRVPAGPWGVVSGEFPLDRGAATGSWKVAWASGDASGEASFQVHPFTLPRFQVEAQGTKPFWRAGEAPLVEGRVLYTSGAPVAGATVKVDWRASGRWPPPTAWLDTNARDGLPREARTDATGRFRLQLPRVPFDLRGQATLSATLSATDPAGDQVQGSTSVLLSEDALSVSAVTELSDGLVDGYSNRVYLRATTADGRLLPGAELTVRRAWDPSDEGMRAVTDEDGVAAFQLDPGPPISVVLPAVPVRPAPRPPPVRLDGLRDLLADEGDSSLEDQLAVERWLEPLRPCARFVSPDADSSEVELGLHVTAGGAVVDVTAEDSPLASCAAAILRARSLPPGRERMLGLALSLRDPGLPSLGFEVLELSEASEGLEEALHRAALDARECLPADLSLSAPLPAALTWRTRPGKREVEVGWTSPRTQEDSLPTTHLACIQSRFTGMRLSEEPGHAMGIVRFTAEPASRHSEGAAPQERTLLGYELEVSAKDATGELGSTKWIASPARLPPTRLRAWPVLAQAGGEVRIELLRGPDFAGGLPEELELQAGDRTLKAKVERTGTVPVARFSLPTSFEGWAEANWNGAVARVYVAPQARLTLEVAPDKATYAPGELAHLQVNTWVDGRKGPAAVGFFGVDESLSQLATLPDADAFDGMRPGPSVPSPAFGVLDSTALVMGRIRGANAAAATLLRVKGVPARAEGEKPLTFSAHSPFEPDVELTEPFYRVLSELTVRVRAWEESAPEGETLSPEGLARQWEQALAACEQRGEKVTDAFGRRLRLSQLPPELLALTDPRAVVVDGTRLPQDIENWGAWVARESP, via the coding sequence ATGAACATCCGTTCCAATCGCCGGGTCACGCTCGGCATCGCCACGCTCGTCATCCTGCTCGGCATCTGGTGGGTGGCCGTGGACGATTGCGTGTCCACCTGGATCTTCCAGGGAGTGAAGACGCCGCGGTGTCCGGACGGACGCTTGCGGCAGACCGTGACCCTGTCCATCCAGGGACTCGCCCGCGAGTCCACGGGAAGCGTCACCCTCTGGGCGCTGGCCCATGGCGTCACCCGGGACGGCAGCAAGCTGCAATCGGAGGTGCGCCGCATGGAGCCGGCCCTCTTCCTCGTGGATGCCGAGGGCAAGGAGACTCCGCTTCCCGTCGAGAGCCCCTGGGAGCGGCAGAAGCCCGGCTTCGGCCAGAGCGCCCGGGTGAAGCTGCCCGCCCTGCCGGACGGGGATTACCGGCTGCGTGCCCGCGTCGACTCGCCGCTGGGCACGGACAGCGTGGACGCCCCCCTTCCCCTCTACGCCCCCGCTCGCGTCCAGGTGCTCACCGACCGGCCCCTCTATGAGCCCGGCCACGTGGTGCGCTTTCGTGCCGTGGTGCTGCGCGCCCGGGACCTGGCTCCCCTCGATGGGCGCCCGGGCTCCTGGTTCGTGAGGGATCCCTCGGGAGAGATCCTCCTCGAGCAGCGCGTGCCGGCGGGCCCCTGGGGCGTGGTGTCCGGAGAGTTCCCGCTCGACCGCGGCGCGGCCACCGGCTCCTGGAAGGTGGCTTGGGCGAGCGGAGACGCCTCCGGCGAGGCGTCCTTCCAGGTGCATCCCTTCACCCTCCCCCGCTTCCAGGTGGAGGCCCAGGGCACGAAGCCCTTCTGGCGCGCGGGCGAGGCGCCCCTCGTCGAGGGCCGTGTCCTCTACACCTCGGGAGCCCCCGTGGCCGGCGCGACCGTGAAGGTGGACTGGCGCGCCTCGGGCCGTTGGCCCCCACCCACCGCGTGGCTCGACACGAACGCCCGCGACGGGCTGCCCCGCGAGGCGCGCACGGACGCCACGGGTCGCTTCCGTCTCCAACTGCCGCGCGTGCCCTTCGACCTGCGCGGCCAGGCCACCCTCTCCGCGACCCTGTCCGCCACGGATCCGGCGGGAGACCAGGTGCAAGGCTCCACCTCGGTGCTGCTCTCCGAGGACGCCCTCTCCGTGTCGGCGGTGACGGAGCTGTCGGACGGCCTGGTGGACGGCTACAGCAACCGCGTCTACCTGCGGGCCACCACCGCCGACGGCCGGCTGTTGCCCGGCGCCGAGCTCACCGTTCGCCGCGCGTGGGATCCGAGCGACGAGGGAATGCGCGCGGTGACGGACGAGGACGGCGTGGCCGCCTTCCAGCTCGACCCGGGCCCGCCCATCAGCGTCGTGCTGCCCGCCGTGCCGGTGCGCCCCGCTCCCCGGCCCCCTCCGGTGCGGCTCGACGGGTTGAGGGATCTGCTCGCCGACGAGGGCGACTCCTCCCTGGAGGATCAGCTCGCCGTGGAGAGGTGGTTGGAGCCCCTGCGCCCCTGTGCCCGCTTCGTGTCGCCCGACGCGGACTCCTCCGAGGTGGAGCTCGGCCTGCACGTGACGGCGGGAGGCGCGGTGGTGGACGTCACCGCGGAGGACTCGCCGCTGGCCTCCTGCGCCGCCGCGATCCTGCGCGCGCGCTCCCTGCCTCCCGGCCGCGAGCGCATGCTGGGGCTCGCCCTGAGCCTGAGGGATCCAGGACTGCCCTCGCTCGGCTTCGAGGTGCTCGAACTCTCCGAGGCCAGCGAGGGACTCGAGGAGGCGCTGCACCGCGCGGCGCTCGATGCGCGCGAGTGCCTGCCCGCGGACTTGTCGCTCTCCGCGCCGCTGCCGGCGGCGCTCACCTGGCGCACACGTCCGGGCAAGCGCGAGGTGGAAGTGGGCTGGACGTCCCCGCGCACCCAGGAGGACTCGCTGCCCACCACCCACCTCGCCTGCATCCAGTCGCGCTTCACGGGGATGCGGCTGAGCGAGGAGCCCGGCCACGCCATGGGCATCGTGCGCTTCACCGCCGAGCCCGCCTCCCGACACTCCGAGGGCGCCGCCCCCCAGGAGAGGACCCTGCTGGGCTACGAGCTGGAGGTGAGCGCGAAGGACGCGACGGGGGAGCTCGGCTCGACGAAGTGGATCGCATCACCCGCGCGGTTGCCCCCCACGCGCCTGCGCGCCTGGCCCGTGCTGGCCCAGGCCGGAGGGGAAGTGCGCATCGAGCTGCTGCGCGGCCCGGACTTCGCGGGGGGACTGCCCGAGGAGCTCGAGCTCCAGGCGGGAGACAGGACGCTCAAGGCGAAGGTGGAGCGGACGGGGACGGTGCCGGTGGCGCGCTTCTCCCTGCCCACGAGCTTCGAGGGCTGGGCCGAGGCGAACTGGAACGGAGCCGTGGCGCGGGTCTACGTGGCGCCCCAGGCGCGGCTCACGCTGGAGGTGGCTCCGGACAAGGCGACCTACGCCCCCGGCGAGCTGGCCCACCTCCAGGTGAACACGTGGGTGGACGGCCGCAAGGGCCCGGCGGCCGTGGGCTTCTTCGGCGTGGACGAGAGCCTGTCGCAGCTCGCGACCCTGCCAGACGCGGACGCGTTCGATGGGATGCGACCGGGGCCCTCGGTCCCCTCGCCCGCCTTCGGGGTGTTGGACAGCACGGCGCTCGTCATGGGGCGCATCCGGGGCGCCAACGCCGCCGCCGCCACGCTGCTGCGCGTGAAGGGCGTGCCCGCGCGCGCCGAGGGGGAGAAGCCCCTGACGTTCTCGGCACACAGCCCCTTCGAGCCCGACGTGGAGTTGACCGAGCCCTTCTACCGGGTGCTCTCGGAGCTCACGGTGCGGGTGCGCGCCTGGGAGGAGTCCGCGCCCGAGGGCGAGACGCTGTCGCCCGAGGGACTCGCGCGGCAGTGGGAGCAGGCGCTCGCGGCCTGTGAGCAGCGGGGAGAGAAGGTCACGGACGCCTTCGGCCGCCGGTTGCGGTTGTCGCAACTGCCCCCGGAGCTGCTCGCCCTCACGGATCCGCGCGCGGTGGTGGTCGACGGGACGCGGTTGCCTCAGGACATCGAGAATTGGGGCGCGTGGGTCGCCCGGGAGTCGCCATGA
- a CDS encoding class I SAM-dependent methyltransferase: MNITLSPQDYATAFHLLARTARHHENIGQWVERSLLSRLPAGPSLLDVGAGPGTVARRLAPHFASLTLLEPNREQLGAFEHPGARLIHETLESFQSPEKYDLVLCSHVLYHVPVPGWGGFVDRLLSFVRPGGYCLIVLGSARGQNYELHRDFTQTVITSEQLKAVLKEKRLPYEVAEAQNSFSAATFEEMYTLCRFFVFEDCYTAQQLAALSEDEVRALDARIRAHTERCREPDGVYRLTQDEELILVSKP; this comes from the coding sequence ATGAACATCACACTGTCACCCCAGGACTACGCCACCGCCTTCCACCTGCTCGCCAGGACGGCCAGACATCACGAGAACATCGGGCAGTGGGTCGAGCGGAGCCTTCTTTCCCGGCTGCCGGCGGGTCCGTCACTGCTCGATGTCGGCGCGGGACCGGGCACCGTCGCCCGGCGGCTCGCGCCGCACTTCGCTTCGCTCACCCTGCTCGAGCCCAATCGGGAGCAGCTCGGCGCGTTCGAGCACCCGGGCGCGCGGCTCATCCACGAGACGCTGGAGAGCTTTCAATCACCCGAGAAGTACGATCTCGTCCTCTGCTCGCACGTGCTGTACCACGTGCCCGTACCCGGGTGGGGTGGGTTCGTCGACCGGCTGCTCTCGTTCGTGCGCCCCGGGGGCTACTGTCTGATCGTCCTCGGCTCGGCCCGCGGGCAGAACTACGAGCTGCATCGCGACTTCACCCAGACGGTGATCACCAGCGAGCAGCTCAAGGCCGTGCTGAAGGAGAAGCGGCTGCCATATGAGGTGGCCGAGGCCCAGAACAGCTTCTCCGCGGCCACCTTCGAGGAGATGTACACGCTCTGCCGCTTCTTCGTGTTCGAGGACTGTTACACCGCGCAGCAGCTCGCCGCCCTGAGCGAGGACGAGGTGCGTGCGCTCGATGCCAGGATTCGCGCGCACACCGAGCGCTGCCGGGAGCCGGACGGGGTGTACCGCCTGACGCAGGACGAGGAGCTCATCCTCGTCTCCAAGCCGTAG